The Porites lutea chromosome 4, jaPorLute2.1, whole genome shotgun sequence genome contains a region encoding:
- the LOC140933688 gene encoding isocitrate dehydrogenase [NAD] subunit beta, mitochondrial-like has product MAASMAARRVSFGRIALLKQSFQLMPAAFIKSQAYSTNVESASKSEPLAQSKGRYMVTLIPGDGVGPELCHSVKRVFSAAGVPVDWDEIPISDVSYGSRYTLDDVVQSMKKTGVGLKGALTTPSSISSQDHLSLNQKMKTELDLFANVVHCKSLPGYNTRHKDVDMIIIREQTEGEYTSLEHESVPGVVEMIKVITRKKSERIAKFAFDYATRHKRQKVTAVHKANIMKQGDGLFLKTCEQVSKLYPKIKFEGMIVDNTCMQLVAKPHQFDVMVLPNLYGSIVDNVGAALVGGAGVVPGKSLGSNFAIFEPGARHTYAQMAGRNIANPTAMILAGVDMLEHMNLGFYAKMISDALQKTISEGQFLTMDMGGSTSTTDFVQAVIRHMYE; this is encoded by the exons ATGGCGGCGTCCATGGCGGCAAGAAGGGTGTCTTTTGGAAGGATTGCTTTACTGAAGCAAAGTTTCCAG CTGATGCCTGCTGCATTTATAAAATCACAAGCATACAGCACCAATGTTGAATCAGCCTCAAAGAGTGAGCCCCTGGCACAGTCAAAAGGTCGTTATATGGTAACCCTTATTCCAGGGGATGGTGTTGGACCAGAACTTTGTCACAGTGTGAAGAGAGTGTTTAG TGCTGCTGGGGTGCCTGTAGACTGGGATGAAATTCCAATCAG TGATGTGAGCTATGGTAGCAGATATACTTTGGATGATGTTGTTCAGTCAATGAAGAAAACTGGGGTAGGGTTAAAAG GTGCATTGACAACACCATCCAGTATCTCCAGTCAGGATCACTTATCACTTAATCAAAAAATGAA AACAGAGCTGGACCTGTTTGCAAATGTTGTCCACTGTAAAAGCCTTCCAGGTTATAATACCAG ACATAAAGATGTAGATATGATAATTATCAGAGAGCAGACAGAGGGAGAATACACTAGCCTGGAACATGAG AGTGTGCCAGGAGTTGTAGAAATGATCAAGGTTATCACAAGAAAGAAATCAGAAAGGATTGCTAAGTTTGCTTTTGACTATGCAACAAGGCACAAGAGACAGAAAGTCACTGCTGTTCACAAGGCAAATATTAT GAAGCAAGGTGatggtttgtttttgaaaacttgtgaGCAAGTTTCCAAACTGTACCCAAAGATCAAGTTTGAAGGAATGATCGTAGACAACACATGTATGCAG CTGGTAGCCAAACCCCACCAGTTCGATGTGATGGTCCTACCTAATTTATATGGCAGTATTGTAGACAATGTTGGAGCAGCATTGGTAGGTGGTGCTGGCGTGGtgcctggaaaaagtcttggaAGCAACTTTGCCATCTTTGAACCT GGAGCCCGTCACACGTACGCTCAAATGGCAGGAAGAAATATTGCAAATCCCACAGCGATGATTTTAGCTGGTGTGGACATGTTGGAGCATATGAA tctGGGATTCTATGCAAAAATGATCAGTGACGCTCTTCAAAAGACCATCTCTGAAGGACAG ttcttgaCCATGGATATGGGCGGTAGTACAAGCACTACTGATTTTGTACAGGCGGTCATTCGACACATGTATGAATAG
- the LOC140934727 gene encoding DNA mismatch repair protein Mlh1-like has translation MSFCSKNLRGKPRAGILLLKMAAVPTIKKLDEAVVNRIAAGEVIQRPANALKEMIENSLDAKASSITVTVKSGGLKLLQIQDNGCGIRKEDMGIVCERFTTSKLTKFEDLSSIATYGFRGEALASISHVAHVTITTRTGESNCAFKASYSDGKLVPARPGLSADPKPCAGNKGTQITVEDLFYNVSTRRKALKSYGEEFAKIADVVSKYAIHNSGVAFTLKKQGENMADVRTTNGASILDNIRTIYGASVARELLEVSCDDQKYAFKMHGYISNANYSVKKLQFLLFINHRLVDSSALRKAIETLYEAYIPKSSHPFVYISLEIAPRNVDVNVHPTKHEVHFLHEDSIIEAIQKAFEEKLLGANSSRTYYTQTLLPGVPVTDTSTVTNDGGQSNAGKLYAHQMVRTDSREQTLHAFLPPENHATSSSVTNSDSQSSRTIAQHEANNSADGEPNRSKNLTSTANITDESTLSVSNSSKTLDAGEEDFSDQPSGPKKPRLEKNGDRTSKGQNKLTFHREIRLTSVLNLRKAIDSNEHQGMKELFEDHKFVGCVNRSLALVQHSTKLFLANVTTLSKELFYQIIIFKFGNFDFLKLSEPAPVYELAMLALDCEESGWTEEDGPKDELAAYIVNLLKGKAAMLLDYFSLEIDKEGHLLTLPLLLDGYIPNLNGLPLFVLRLATEVDWDTEEGCFRTFAQECSRFYAFKPDPFQHDENSTKDVDTEDPNAVKSSSSNHSWQWTVEHILFPAFRTGLIPPSRFSEDGTLLQIANLPDLYKVFERC, from the exons ATGTCTTTCTGCTCGAAAAATTTGCGCGGGAAGCCTCGCGCGGGAATATTGCTtctcaagatggcggctgttccCACCATAAAGAAGCTAGACGAGGCTGTGGTTAATCGCATTGCTGCTGGTGAAGTGATTCAAAGACCAGCCAATGCACTGAAAGAAATGATCGAGAACTCGCTTGATGCAAAGGCTTCATCAATTACGGTAACAGTCAAATCTGGAGGTTTGAAACTTTTGCAGATTCAGGACAACGGCTGTGGCATTAGGAAAGAAGATATGGGGATCGTGTGCGAGCGTTTCACTACGAGTAAACTTACAAAATTTGAGGATTTAAGCTCCATTGCGACTTATGGATTTCGCGGAGAAGCTCTGGCAAGCATTAGTCACGTTGCTCACGTAACTATCACTACAAGAACTGGAGAATCGAACTGTGCTTTCAAAGCGAGTTATTCGGATGGAAAACTAGTGCCTGCACGACCTGGATTGTCTGCTGACCCTAAGCCTTGTGCTGGAAACAAAGGCACTCAGATAACTGTCGAAGACTTGTTTTACAATGTGTCGACTCGACGAAAGGCTCTTAAGAGTTACGGTGAAGAGTTCGCGAAAATTGCTGATGTGGTGAGCAAGTATGCTATACACAATTCTGGAGTTGCGTTTACGTTGAAGAAGCAGGGAGAAAACATGGCGGACGTCAGAACGACCAATGGTGCTTCGATTTTGGATAATATTCGCACAATCTATGGAGCTTCAGTTGCAAGAGAGTTGTTAGAAGTTAGTTGCGACGACCAAAAGTATGCCTTCAAAATGCATGGCTACATTTCCAATGCTAATTATTCTGTCAAGAAGCTGcagtttttgttatttattaatCATCGTCTTGTTGACTCCTCTGCTTTAAGGAAAGCAATAGAAACATTATATGAAGCTTATATTCCAAAGAGCAGCCATCCCTTTGTGTACATATCCCTGGAAATTGCACCAAGAAATGTTGACGTTAATGTTCACCCCACCAAACATGAGGTTCATTTTTTGCATGAAGATTCCATCATTGAGGCTATTCAGAAGGCCTTTGAAGAGAAGTTATTAGGGGCAAATTCATCCAGAACTTACTACACTCAAACCCTTCTGCCTGGTGTCCCTGTGACTGATACTTCTACAG tgACAAACGATGGTGGACAATCTAATGCTGGAAAGTTATATGCACATCAAATGGTTCGAACAGACAGTAGAGAGCAGACTCTGCATGCCTTTCTTCCTCCTGAAAATCATGCTACATCATCAAGTGTAACAAACAG TGATTCTCAGTCTTCAAGAACTATAGCTCAACATGAAGCTAATAATTCAGCTGATGGGGAACCAAACAGGTCTAAAAATCTTACTTCAACTGCTAATATTACTGACGAAAGCACACTTTCAGTGTCCAACTCAAGCAAAACTCTAGATGCTGGTGAGGAGGACTTCTCTGACCAACCATCAG gtccaaaaaagccaAGACTAGAGAAAAATGGTGACAGGACTTCAAAGGGCCAAAACAAGTTAACTTTCCACAGAGAAATTCGCCTTACCAGTGTTTTGAATCTACGTAAAGCCATTGACAGCAATGAACATCAAGGAATGAAAGAGCTGTTTGAAGACCATAAGTTTGTGGGCTGCGTGAACAGGTCACTTGCTCTCGTCCAACACAGCACAAAGTTGTTCCTTGCGAATGTCACAACCCTTAGTAAAGAACTCTTCTACCAGATTATCATCTTTAAGTTTGGCAACTTTGACTTTCTAAAGCTTTCAGAGCCGGCACCAGTCTATGAGCTTGCCATGCTAGCTTTAGACTGTGAGGAGAGTGGCTGGACAGAAGAGGATGGTCCTAAAGATGAGTTAGCGGCATACATTGTCAATTTGCTGAAAGGAAAAGCAGCTATGTTGTTggattatttttctttggaaattgaTAAAGAAGGTCATCTATTGACATTGCCTTTGCTGTTAGATGGTTACATACCAAATCTTAATGGCCTTCCTTTGTTTGTTCTTCGCCTTGCTACAGAG GTGGACTGGGATACTGAAGAGGGATGCTTCCGAACCTTTGCGCAGGAGTGCAGCAGATTTTATGCATTTAAACCTGATCCTTTCCAACATGATGAGAACTCCACCAAAGATGTTGACACAGAGGATCCCAATGCTGTAAAATCTTCGTCTTCCAACCATTCATGGCAGTGGACTGTAGAACATATTTTATTTCCTGCTTTTCGCACAGGACTTATCCCTCCCAGCCGTTTTTCTGAGGATGGTACTCTCCTTCAAATAGCAAATTTGCCAGACTTGTACAAAGTTTTTGAACGGTGCTAA